From the Oncorhynchus nerka isolate Pitt River linkage group LG28, Oner_Uvic_2.0, whole genome shotgun sequence genome, one window contains:
- the gins2 gene encoding DNA replication complex GINS protein PSF2: protein MDPSEVEFLAEKEVVKIIPNFSLDKIYLIGGDLGPFNPGLPVDVPVWLALNLKQRQKCRIVPPEWMDVEKLEEIRELERKEDTFTPVPSPYYMELTKLLLNHASDNIPKADEIRTLVKDIWDTRIAKLRLSADSFISQQEAHAKLDNLTLMEINTTRSFLLDTLNCMYKLRSNLQPGSSGGKAQDHQ, encoded by the exons ATGGACCCTTCTGAGGTCGAATTCCTTGCCGAGAAGGAGGTAGTGAAGATAATCCCCAATTTCAGTCTTGACAAAATCTACTTGATCGGG GGTGATCTTGGTCCTTTTAACCCAGGGCTACCTGTCGACGTGCCTGTGTGGCTGGCCCTCAATCTGAAACAGAGGCAGAAATGCAGGATAGTGCCACCAGAGTGGATGGATGTAG AGAAACTGGAGGAGATCAGAGAGCTAGAGAGGAAGGAAGACACATTCacccctgtccccagtccataCTACATGGAGCTGACCAAGCTGCTACTCAACCA TGCATCTGATAACATTCCCAAAGCGGATGAGATCCGTACACTGGTGAAGGACATCTGGGACACGCGCATCGCCAAGCTCCGCCTCTCCGCTGACAGCTTCATCAGCCAGCAGGAAGCACACGCCAAG CTGGACAACCTAACTCTGATGGAGATTAACACGACACGGTCGTTCCTGCTGGACACTCTCAACTGCATGTATAAGCTGCGCTCCAACTTGCAGCCCGGCTCCAGTGGGGGCAAAGCCCAGGACCACCAATGA